The Melitaea cinxia chromosome 30, ilMelCinx1.1, whole genome shotgun sequence sequence GAAGgtcaattttctttatttcatatttttatactattttctaCTGTTTACACAAATTGTAATCATTataatcaaacatttttttttcggattttatggTGGTTTATTAgccaaataaatttttttttattcggctTTGGGCgccaagcttttttttttttcaaaaaagatTACTACACAATATTTTAGTACGATTAAAATCAAATGAGCCTGttgaaattcaataattaattacccACAGCTTTTTGAGatatttcacaataatttgaaattcaatGCTGCTATAAAATAAGTGCGAAAAGAATACACCCAACATATTCTATCATATCATTTATCGCGACAAATAAAatgtacgtattttttaaatacactttatgttactgatataatattaataacataacaataattctctattcttattattattattctcttAGTGTTTCGTACCAAGTTACGTTCTagggtattttttaaatgtcaaaatGGGTCTCTTATTTTATGAcgactataaatatatatagtccgaccatttattttctttttgacagCTCACAcctataaattaaagttttttttttgactaatgTACTAAAAAAATCTACGGTAATGTCATAATTTATAGACAGGTAGTGAAGTGccctatatattataataaactaacacAGACAATGGAACAGTTCTTGAAATACGATAAATCGATcatatgattaaaataatttgacgtcatgtaattataatttctataaatttaataataataaaaggacTAATTAACGAATAAAcgaataatcaatatttttaaacaaaaatatttcattaaatttattgaaaattcttcctaaataaaatcgataattatttcaaatcgaTTGGTAACGTCATGTGAGGTAGTCACTATACCTTATAAAACATAGCTTGATCTCTGCGACATTTGTTAAACTGACATTCCTAGGGTTGTTatgatacagaaaaaaatatcgatagtaATTTTCGGCGTTTCTTACTTATCGATGCCATAATTATAATGGgtacttaataaaatgaaacaaatattttaaaacatacatttatttattccaaaGGAGTACACCCCAAATCAATTTCCGAATCACTTTCAAAATCGCTAGAgcaatcttttaaatttataatgaactCTTGGTCGCAAATATTATCAAATCGAACGTCCCGCTCCCAATCTTCTTCCATTAATTTTCTGCATTTGGTAACTACCTGTTTCCAATCTTCTGCAGATACATTTTCAACCGCAGTGTTTAGTAACTGCAGCATTTTATTTGCCGTAAAAGGTGGTGTTGTGTTAGATCTAGCAGCGTAaccttaaaagaaaaacatattttaatatcataaattatacaGGAGTTAATACATATAGAACCTGTCTAACTGAAATTCGAGCAAACAAACCTTTTACTTGGGCCCAGATAAGCTCGATCGGATTATACTGGCAGTGATATGGAGGCAGTCTTATGACGTTATGACCC is a genomic window containing:
- the LOC123668257 gene encoding uncharacterized protein LOC123668257: MDNAPYHSVQKHKPPTSANRKLEIIAWLQEKGIEANETMLKNELLRLVGLHKPSTPTYVLDDIAQEKGHNVIRLPPYHCQYNPIELIWAQVKGYAARSNTTPPFTANKMLQLLNTAVENVSAEDWKQVVTKCRKLMEEDWERDVRFDNICDQEFIINLKDCSSDFESDSEIDLGCTPLE